One window from the genome of Methylomarinovum caldicuralii encodes:
- a CDS encoding DUF4236 domain-containing protein has translation MRIRFYRRIPIVPGWVYLNLSKGGVSLSLGRRGFWLTFGRHGVRVTTGLPGTGLSASEQRKYSDIFRSGR, from the coding sequence ATGCGGATAAGATTCTACCGCCGCATTCCCATCGTTCCCGGCTGGGTGTATCTGAACCTGAGCAAGGGCGGGGTTTCCCTGTCGCTCGGGCGGCGCGGCTTCTGGCTCACCTTCGGTCGTCACGGGGTGCGGGTGACCACCGGCCTGCCGGGAACCGGGCTGTCGGCCTCCGAACAACGCAAGTATTCCGACATCTTCCGTTCCGGGCGCTGA
- a CDS encoding branched-chain amino acid transaminase, with amino-acid sequence MPTHDRDGEIWLDGQWLPWREAKVHVLTHTLHYGGGVFEGLRAYYGQQGTAIFRLQEHTDRLFRSAHIMGMRIPYDKDTLGRIQCEAVFRNRLDSAYIRPMCFYGAEGMGLRADNLKVHVMVAAWEWGAYLGSEALEQGIRVRTSSFTRNHVNSLMCKAKANGNYVNSMLALQEALDCGYDEALLLDHEGYAAEGSGENLFIVRGGKLYTPDLTSVLEGITRDTVMTIARELGIEVIEKRITRDEVYVADEAFFTGTAAEITPIRELDGRTIGSGRRGPVTERLQSLYFDYVHGRRTDHPEWLTPVTPE; translated from the coding sequence ATGCCGACACACGACCGCGACGGGGAAATCTGGCTCGATGGACAATGGCTGCCTTGGCGCGAGGCCAAGGTGCACGTGCTGACCCACACCCTCCATTACGGCGGCGGGGTGTTCGAGGGCTTGAGAGCCTACTACGGCCAGCAGGGGACCGCCATCTTCCGCCTCCAGGAACACACCGACCGCCTGTTCCGCTCCGCCCACATCATGGGGATGCGGATTCCTTACGACAAGGACACCCTGGGCCGCATCCAGTGCGAGGCCGTGTTCCGCAACCGCCTCGACAGCGCCTACATCCGCCCCATGTGTTTCTATGGCGCCGAGGGGATGGGGCTTAGGGCCGACAATCTCAAGGTCCACGTCATGGTGGCGGCCTGGGAATGGGGCGCCTATCTGGGTTCGGAGGCGCTGGAGCAGGGCATCCGGGTGCGGACCTCCTCCTTCACCCGCAATCACGTCAACAGCCTGATGTGCAAGGCCAAGGCCAACGGCAATTACGTCAATTCCATGCTGGCCCTGCAGGAAGCCCTCGACTGCGGCTACGACGAGGCCCTGCTGCTGGATCACGAAGGCTATGCGGCCGAAGGCAGCGGCGAGAACCTGTTCATCGTCCGCGGCGGCAAGCTCTACACCCCGGATCTCACTTCGGTGCTCGAAGGCATCACCCGCGACACGGTGATGACCATCGCCCGCGAGCTTGGTATCGAGGTGATCGAAAAGCGCATCACCCGCGACGAGGTGTACGTCGCCGACGAGGCCTTTTTCACCGGCACCGCCGCCGAGATCACCCCGATCCGGGAGCTGGACGGCCGCACCATCGGCAGCGGCCGCCGCGGGCCGGTCACCGAGCGGCTCCAGAGCCTGTATTTCGATTACGTCCACGGCCGCCGCACCGACCATCCCGAGTGGCTGACGCCGGTGACGCCGGAATGA
- the glnE gene encoding bifunctional [glutamate--ammonia ligase]-adenylyl-L-tyrosine phosphorylase/[glutamate--ammonia-ligase] adenylyltransferase, with product MTLPPPDFSALPPELAESVQPRWQQFIEACEREAVTLATGDWLASLPRVWACSEFVAHQCIRHPLLLADLVASGDLFRAERRGVYRSELERLLGAAETPQDLHRILRRFRNREMVRIAWRDICGWDAIEDVLCDLSLLAESCIQAALDWLFARACQRYDTPRRPDGQPQLPVVLGMGKLGGWELNFSSDIDLIFAYEYDGVLEDRRSTSYQEFYLRLCRDLVKALNAQTEDGFVFRVDTRLRPFGDTGPLVWSFDAMDLYYQGQARDWERYAMIKARPVAGDMDAGARLMALLKPFVYRRYLDYRALEALRALKRKITAELQRRDRLDDVKLGPGGIREIEFIAQVFQLIHGGRRPQLQERRLLPTLARLGQMGLLPREDSDDLIGSYRFLRRVENRLQQWRDQQTQKLPETEVEWQRLALGLGFDDAAGLRRHLEAVRGRVQQCFDQVFAEPQPQAGGAGERVWQLVAETEALGEILTQLGYRDAGAVLRRLEALRQSRALQSLGAEAEQILDRLMPALIEAAGRSDQPDTTLLRMLDLIEAIAGRSAYLSLLAENPQARAHLIRLVGASPWIARLLSRHPALLDELLDPRQLYAPLKRAQLQAELEAQLAVPDPEDEEAVLNQLRYFKHAQVLRVAAADLSGAIPTNVVSDYLTEIAEVILAKTLELAWRHVSAKHGPPPGATADAPKDFAIIGYGKLGGIELGYGSDLDLVFLYQGDANAETGGPRPVAVSEFFIRLGRRIIHILTTPVYHGVLYEIDMRLRPSGNAGLLVTSLAAFARYQREAAWTWEHQALVRARPVAGDAELAQEFAAVRREILCRERDPTTLRREVIDMRLKMREHLDRSDAERFDLKQGVGGMVDIEFIVQFGCLAHARRQPEAFRWSDNLRLLDALAAIGWLEGDDAAFLQQTYLDYRSRAHRLALQEQPALVPQSEFRDRRARVEALWRRLIEETATGEA from the coding sequence ATGACCTTGCCCCCGCCGGATTTCAGCGCTTTGCCCCCGGAGCTTGCCGAATCGGTTCAGCCGCGTTGGCAGCAGTTCATCGAAGCCTGTGAGCGGGAGGCGGTGACGCTGGCCACCGGCGACTGGCTGGCCAGCCTGCCCCGGGTCTGGGCCTGCAGCGAGTTCGTCGCCCATCAGTGCATCCGTCATCCGCTGCTTTTGGCCGATCTGGTGGCCAGCGGCGATCTTTTCCGGGCCGAACGCCGCGGCGTCTACCGCAGTGAGCTGGAGCGCCTGCTGGGCGCGGCTGAAACTCCTCAGGACCTCCACCGTATCCTGCGCCGTTTCCGCAACCGCGAGATGGTCCGCATCGCCTGGCGCGACATCTGCGGCTGGGACGCCATCGAGGACGTGCTCTGCGATCTCTCCCTGCTGGCGGAAAGCTGCATCCAGGCGGCCCTGGACTGGCTGTTCGCCCGGGCCTGCCAGCGTTACGACACCCCCCGCCGTCCCGACGGCCAACCCCAACTGCCGGTGGTGCTGGGGATGGGCAAACTGGGGGGCTGGGAACTGAATTTTTCCTCCGACATCGACCTGATCTTCGCCTACGAGTACGACGGCGTGCTGGAAGACCGGCGCAGCACCAGCTATCAGGAATTCTACCTGCGCCTGTGCCGCGATCTGGTCAAGGCGCTCAACGCCCAGACCGAGGACGGTTTTGTGTTCCGGGTGGACACCCGCCTGCGTCCCTTCGGCGATACCGGTCCCCTGGTGTGGAGCTTCGATGCCATGGATCTCTACTATCAGGGGCAGGCGCGTGACTGGGAGCGCTACGCCATGATCAAGGCGCGTCCGGTGGCCGGCGATATGGATGCCGGCGCGCGGTTGATGGCGCTGCTCAAACCGTTCGTCTATCGCCGTTATCTCGATTACCGCGCCCTGGAGGCCCTGCGCGCGCTCAAGCGCAAGATCACCGCCGAACTTCAGCGCCGCGACCGCCTCGACGACGTCAAGCTCGGACCCGGCGGCATCCGCGAGATCGAATTCATCGCCCAGGTGTTTCAGCTGATTCACGGCGGCCGCCGCCCCCAGCTGCAGGAACGCCGCCTGCTGCCGACCCTGGCCCGGCTGGGGCAGATGGGGCTGTTGCCCCGTGAGGACAGCGACGACCTGATCGGGTCCTACCGATTCCTGCGCCGGGTGGAAAACCGCCTGCAGCAGTGGCGCGACCAGCAGACCCAGAAACTGCCGGAAACGGAAGTGGAATGGCAGCGTCTGGCCTTGGGACTGGGTTTCGACGATGCCGCCGGCCTGCGCCGGCACCTTGAGGCCGTGCGGGGGCGGGTGCAGCAGTGCTTCGATCAGGTGTTCGCCGAACCGCAGCCGCAGGCCGGCGGCGCCGGTGAACGGGTCTGGCAGCTGGTGGCCGAAACAGAGGCGCTAGGGGAAATCCTGACCCAACTGGGATACCGGGACGCTGGGGCTGTCCTCAGGCGTCTTGAAGCGCTGCGCCAATCGCGTGCGCTTCAGTCCCTGGGGGCGGAGGCGGAACAGATTCTGGACCGCCTCATGCCCGCCCTGATCGAGGCGGCGGGCCGCAGCGACCAGCCCGATACCACGTTGCTTAGAATGCTCGATCTGATCGAGGCCATCGCCGGCCGCAGCGCCTATCTCTCCCTGCTGGCGGAAAACCCCCAGGCGCGGGCGCATCTGATCCGTCTGGTGGGCGCGAGTCCCTGGATCGCGCGGTTGCTGTCGCGTCATCCGGCCTTGCTCGACGAACTGCTCGACCCGCGCCAGCTCTATGCCCCCTTAAAGCGCGCCCAGCTGCAGGCGGAGCTGGAGGCGCAGCTGGCCGTCCCCGATCCCGAGGACGAGGAAGCCGTGCTCAATCAGCTGCGTTATTTCAAGCATGCCCAGGTACTGCGGGTGGCGGCCGCCGATCTGAGCGGGGCGATCCCCACCAACGTGGTCAGCGACTATCTCACCGAGATCGCCGAGGTGATTCTGGCCAAAACCCTGGAACTGGCCTGGCGCCACGTGAGCGCCAAACACGGCCCGCCCCCGGGCGCCACCGCTGATGCCCCGAAGGATTTCGCCATCATCGGCTACGGTAAACTGGGCGGCATCGAGTTGGGATACGGTTCCGACCTGGATCTGGTGTTCCTGTACCAGGGCGACGCCAACGCCGAGACGGGGGGACCTCGGCCGGTGGCGGTGAGCGAGTTCTTCATCCGCCTGGGGCGCCGCATCATTCATATCCTGACCACGCCGGTGTATCACGGGGTGCTGTACGAGATCGACATGCGTCTGCGCCCCAGCGGCAACGCCGGCCTGCTGGTCACTTCCCTGGCGGCGTTCGCCCGCTATCAGCGGGAGGCAGCCTGGACCTGGGAGCATCAGGCGTTGGTGCGGGCCCGTCCGGTGGCCGGAGACGCGGAATTGGCCCAGGAGTTTGCCGCCGTGCGCCGGGAGATTCTCTGCCGCGAGCGCGATCCGACCACGTTGCGCCGCGAGGTGATCGACATGCGCCTGAAAATGCGCGAACACCTCGACCGCAGCGATGCCGAGCGCTTTGATCTCAAGCAGGGCGTCGGCGGTATGGTGGACATCGAGTTTATAGTACAATTCGGCTGTTTGGCCCACGCCCGTCGGCAGCCGGAGGCCTTCCGCTGGAGCGACAATCTGCGCCTGCTGGACGCCCTGGCGGCCATCGGCTGGCTGGAAGGGGACGATGCCGCCTTCCTGCAGCAAACCTACCTCGACTACCGCAGCCGGGCCCACCGCCTGGCGCTGCAGGAACAGCCGGCGCTGGTGCCACAGAGCGAATTCCGCGACCGCCGCGCCCGCGTCGAGGCGCTCTGGCGGCGACTCATAGAAGAAACGGCGACAGGAGAAGCATAA
- a CDS encoding TraR/DksA family transcriptional regulator, protein MTGPVLTDAQLKEFERLLKQRYRELREEIRQELLRSDNEQFIELAGRVHDPEEASLADLLVDLNLAAIDLHIKELREIDEALIRLYKGTYGICEDCDQPIGLDRLRANPTARRCIQCQEIYEKTHAGVSSPSL, encoded by the coding sequence ATGACAGGACCGGTATTGACGGACGCGCAACTTAAGGAATTCGAGCGCTTGTTGAAGCAGCGCTATCGGGAATTGCGCGAAGAGATCCGGCAGGAGCTGCTGCGTAGCGACAACGAGCAATTCATCGAGCTTGCCGGCCGGGTGCACGATCCGGAAGAGGCTTCCCTCGCTGATCTCCTGGTGGATTTGAACCTGGCTGCCATTGACCTGCACATCAAGGAGCTGCGGGAGATCGACGAGGCCCTGATCCGGCTCTACAAAGGCACCTACGGCATTTGCGAGGACTGTGACCAGCCCATTGGCCTGGACCGGCTGCGGGCCAATCCCACGGCGCGGCGTTGCATCCAGTGCCAGGAGATCTACGAGAAGACCCATGCCGGGGTGTCTTCCCCCAGCCTGTGA